The following are from one region of the Haloactinomyces albus genome:
- a CDS encoding FAD-dependent monooxygenase: MNGQHAVVVGGGIGGLCAAIGLRTAGWRVTVAERASRFGEIGAGIMLWPNAVRALRELGVHERMRALSTPQVQGGIRTHRGTWLMRMDHSAVERRLGGPVLGVHRADLLASLLEALPPESLRQGTEITGVTAVAGLTSSSGDIDDADLVVGADGIRSRVRSSLWPQHPGPSPTGTVDWRAVIDDPGAPAFGMSWGPGTEFGSVPLADGRLYWYASINADVVTENGEDEEFLLRHFRSWHHPVGHLIASTPAGAILRHEGAFLQEPLSCYARGRVALLGDAAHAMPPNLGQGACQAIEDAVVLAASAAERGSVPEILHRYDRLRRPRSQAISRSSRRMGRFGQQLSSPPAVAMRDAALRLVPSALSMRGMSTLASWEAPTIRPGR, translated from the coding sequence ATGAACGGACAGCATGCGGTCGTCGTCGGCGGCGGAATCGGCGGCCTGTGTGCGGCCATCGGCCTGCGTACGGCGGGATGGCGTGTCACCGTCGCCGAACGAGCTTCGCGGTTCGGCGAGATCGGGGCCGGCATCATGCTGTGGCCCAACGCCGTTCGGGCCCTGCGGGAGTTGGGCGTGCACGAGCGCATGCGCGCGTTGAGCACACCGCAGGTTCAGGGTGGGATACGAACCCACCGCGGCACGTGGCTGATGCGTATGGACCACTCCGCCGTCGAACGCCGGCTCGGCGGCCCGGTGCTCGGTGTGCATCGCGCGGACCTGCTTGCGTCGCTCCTGGAGGCGTTGCCCCCGGAGTCGCTGCGACAGGGCACGGAGATCACCGGCGTCACAGCGGTCGCCGGACTCACCTCGTCCTCCGGCGACATCGACGACGCCGATCTCGTCGTCGGCGCCGACGGCATCCGCAGCCGGGTACGGTCGAGTCTGTGGCCGCAGCACCCGGGTCCGTCCCCGACCGGGACAGTCGACTGGCGCGCCGTCATCGACGATCCCGGCGCCCCCGCCTTCGGGATGAGCTGGGGACCGGGAACCGAGTTCGGCAGTGTCCCGCTGGCCGACGGGCGGTTGTACTGGTACGCGTCGATCAACGCGGATGTCGTCACCGAGAACGGCGAGGACGAGGAGTTCCTGCTTCGGCACTTCCGTTCCTGGCACCATCCGGTCGGCCACCTGATCGCGTCCACGCCCGCCGGGGCGATTCTGCGGCACGAGGGCGCCTTTCTGCAGGAACCACTGTCTTGTTACGCCCGTGGCCGTGTCGCGCTGCTCGGTGATGCCGCACACGCCATGCCTCCGAATCTCGGGCAGGGTGCCTGCCAGGCCATCGAGGACGCTGTGGTGCTCGCGGCGTCGGCCGCAGAACGCGGTTCCGTGCCCGAGATCCTGCACCGCTACGACAGGCTGCGGAGACCGCGCAGTCAGGCGATCTCCCGCTCGTCCCGCCGGATGGGGAGGTTCGGCCAGCAGCTGAGCAGCCCACCGGCCGTCGCCATGCGTGACGCGGCGCTGCGGCTGGTCCCCTCCGCACTGAGCATGCGCGGCATGTCCACTCTTGCGTCCTGGGAAGCACCTACCATCCGGCCGGGCCGGTAG
- a CDS encoding metallophosphoesterase family protein gives MSAPSLLATSDLHVSHRGNRAILDDIRPHSSADWLIVAGDVAENIETVTWALRTLRDRFEQVIWVPGNHELWATAGDDAGLRGVARYEHLVELCRDMGVLTPEDPYPVWESGGESVVIAPLFVLYDYSFRPPGQSVDEALAHAYDTRVVCSDEALLRPDPYETRQAWCKQRVAETLPRLEAIPEEYSTVLVSHWPLHPEPTLRLRYPQFAIWCGTELTADWHRRFRAVAEVHGHLHIPVTDRIDGVPFEEVSLGYPREWQRRTQDPDPLHSILPPAGERTFEEFVRAHR, from the coding sequence ATGTCGGCACCGTCCCTGCTCGCGACCAGTGATCTGCACGTCTCCCACCGGGGCAATCGCGCGATCTTGGACGACATCCGGCCGCACTCGTCAGCCGACTGGCTGATCGTGGCAGGCGATGTCGCCGAGAACATCGAGACGGTCACCTGGGCCCTGCGGACATTGCGGGACCGCTTCGAGCAGGTCATCTGGGTTCCGGGCAATCACGAATTGTGGGCCACGGCCGGGGATGATGCCGGGCTGAGAGGGGTGGCCCGCTACGAGCATCTCGTCGAGCTGTGCCGGGACATGGGAGTGCTCACGCCGGAGGATCCCTACCCGGTGTGGGAGAGCGGCGGTGAATCCGTGGTCATCGCACCCCTGTTCGTGCTCTACGACTACAGCTTCCGGCCCCCGGGACAGTCCGTGGACGAAGCCCTGGCACATGCCTACGACACCCGGGTGGTCTGCTCGGATGAGGCGCTGCTCAGGCCCGATCCGTACGAGACTCGGCAGGCCTGGTGCAAGCAGCGGGTCGCCGAGACCCTGCCGCGGCTGGAAGCGATCCCGGAGGAGTACTCGACGGTGCTGGTCTCGCACTGGCCGCTGCATCCCGAGCCGACCCTGCGCCTGCGGTATCCGCAGTTCGCCATCTGGTGCGGTACCGAGTTGACGGCGGACTGGCATCGTCGTTTCCGCGCGGTCGCCGAAGTGCACGGACACTTGCACATCCCGGTCACCGACCGCATCGACGGCGTTCCGTTCGAGGAGGTCTCGCTCGGGTATCCCCGGGAGTGGCAGCGGCGTACGCAGGACCCCGATCCACTGCACAGCATCCTTCCACCGGCGGGGGAGCGCACGTTCGAGGAGTTCGTGAGGGCGCACCGATGA
- a CDS encoding 4'-phosphopantetheinyl transferase family protein, producing the protein MIDRLLPDTVASAEILGEDPTACLLPEEEQLVTRAVEKRRREVTLARTCARRALTDLGRDAVAVLSGPKREPLWPDGIVGSITHCEGYCAAAVAEHGPTTAVGIDAEVSDVLPEGVLEYVGSPGERALLEKLPQGRHWDRILFSAKESVYKAWFPLTGRWLGFEDAFVTIDPIRETFRADLLVDPPVTEDGALSGFDGRFLTDQGLVMTAVTVASHRV; encoded by the coding sequence ATGATCGATCGCCTGCTGCCCGACACCGTCGCCTCCGCCGAGATCCTGGGCGAGGACCCGACCGCCTGCCTCCTGCCGGAGGAGGAGCAGCTGGTCACCAGGGCCGTGGAGAAGCGGCGGCGTGAGGTCACGCTCGCGCGCACCTGCGCCCGGCGCGCTCTGACCGATCTCGGCCGAGACGCGGTCGCCGTTCTCAGCGGCCCCAAGCGCGAGCCGCTCTGGCCCGACGGCATCGTCGGCAGCATCACCCACTGCGAGGGGTACTGTGCAGCGGCCGTGGCCGAGCACGGACCGACGACCGCGGTGGGCATCGACGCCGAGGTCTCCGACGTTCTCCCCGAGGGGGTTCTGGAGTACGTCGGTTCTCCGGGGGAACGCGCACTGCTGGAGAAGCTGCCGCAGGGCCGGCACTGGGATCGGATCCTGTTCAGTGCCAAGGAGAGCGTCTACAAGGCGTGGTTCCCGCTGACGGGACGCTGGCTGGGGTTCGAGGATGCCTTCGTCACCATCGATCCGATCCGTGAGACCTTCCGGGCCGATCTGCTCGTCGATCCACCCGTGACGGAAGACGGGGCACTGTCCGGTTTCGACGGGCGATTCCTGACCGACCAGGGCCTCGTGATGACCGCGGTCACCGTGGCCTCCCACCGTGTATGA
- the rraA gene encoding ribonuclease E activity regulator RraA, which yields MDLSTADLADRDGDAVRSCDVQFRQYGGRSVFAGRIRAVRCFQDNALLKRVLSEPGDGQVLVIDGHGSMHTALMGDLIAELGRSNGWSGVVINGPVRDSAVLAEMDFGIKALGTNPRKSAKTGEGELDVEVELGGISFVPGEYLLSDHDGIVVTESDPRE from the coding sequence ATGGATCTCTCGACCGCCGACCTCGCCGACCGGGACGGTGACGCCGTCCGTAGCTGCGACGTGCAGTTCCGCCAGTACGGTGGCCGTTCCGTGTTTGCCGGGCGCATCCGCGCGGTGCGCTGTTTCCAGGACAACGCGCTGCTCAAGAGGGTGCTCTCGGAGCCAGGAGACGGGCAGGTCCTGGTGATCGACGGCCACGGCTCGATGCACACGGCCCTGATGGGGGACCTGATCGCCGAGCTGGGCCGCTCGAACGGCTGGAGCGGTGTGGTGATCAACGGTCCCGTGCGCGACTCGGCGGTCCTGGCGGAGATGGACTTCGGGATCAAGGCGCTGGGCACCAACCCGCGCAAGAGCGCCAAGACCGGTGAGGGAGAGCTGGACGTCGAGGTCGAACTCGGCGGGATCAGCTTCGTCCCCGGTGAGTACCTGCTCAGCGACCACGACGGCATCGTGGTGACGGAGAGCGATCCGCGCGAGTGA
- a CDS encoding phosphotransferase, with product MTSASRELADVDLGGAVVGEVLRTGEKSLLALGHRHGRPVVIKVLRTDEEFWRAKFAHEIRLYRTWGEHRPPVRVPRLEHTDGHRVLILEHIPGCVVDAERYPDPVDPATLEAVLQTVVAFAQWRPPPGVLTPVFEYSDRVERYHRAGFFNAADRAALHALLADVAPPWQANHGDPLPSNLLLAASGGCVLLDFEFTGLFLSGFDLAMLHTLLATTPGAQERIEHHVAEAGIEVPFVLNQAMVLSRELRLHTDLAESAFRTRRLALLQPQWETFQTRLHTGW from the coding sequence ATGACCAGCGCGTCGCGTGAGTTGGCTGACGTCGACCTCGGTGGCGCCGTGGTCGGTGAAGTGTTGCGTACCGGGGAGAAGTCTCTGCTCGCGCTCGGCCATCGGCACGGGCGGCCTGTGGTGATCAAGGTACTGCGCACCGACGAGGAGTTCTGGCGGGCCAAGTTCGCCCACGAAATTCGACTTTACCGAACCTGGGGCGAGCATCGGCCACCGGTGCGGGTGCCCAGACTGGAGCACACCGACGGGCACCGGGTGTTGATCCTCGAGCACATCCCCGGCTGTGTGGTCGACGCCGAGCGCTACCCCGATCCGGTGGACCCGGCCACGCTGGAGGCGGTGCTGCAGACTGTTGTCGCGTTCGCCCAGTGGCGCCCGCCGCCCGGAGTGTTGACGCCCGTGTTCGAGTACTCCGACCGCGTGGAGCGCTACCACCGCGCCGGGTTCTTCAATGCCGCCGACCGTGCGGCCTTGCACGCCCTGCTCGCCGACGTGGCCCCGCCGTGGCAGGCCAACCACGGCGATCCGCTGCCGTCCAACCTGCTGCTGGCCGCCTCCGGCGGATGCGTGCTGCTGGACTTCGAGTTCACCGGCCTGTTTCTGTCGGGCTTCGACCTGGCGATGCTGCACACCCTGCTCGCCACCACACCCGGCGCGCAGGAGCGCATCGAGCACCACGTGGCCGAGGCGGGAATCGAAGTGCCGTTTGTGCTCAACCAGGCGATGGTGCTCTCCCGCGAGCTGCGCTTGCACACTGACCTGGCCGAGAGCGCCTTCCGGACCCGGCGGCTGGCCCTGCTCCAACCGCAGTGGGAGACATTCCAGACACGCCTGCACACCGGGTGGTGA
- a CDS encoding Scr1 family TA system antitoxin-like transcriptional regulator, giving the protein MRIALVHRDLHAVTRGGIGTLYRALAPRLAEATLPTVTIQVVQPESGPHAAMGGSFFILDFAEARPIAYTELLDGAIYVQDPDQVSSYTMAAKNVQETALQPDDSLAFIRSLLGET; this is encoded by the coding sequence ATGCGTATCGCACTGGTGCATCGGGACCTGCACGCGGTCACCCGCGGCGGGATCGGCACGCTCTACCGGGCGCTTGCTCCGCGACTGGCCGAGGCCACGCTCCCGACCGTCACGATCCAGGTCGTACAGCCCGAGAGCGGTCCACACGCTGCGATGGGAGGGTCGTTTTTCATCCTGGATTTCGCGGAAGCCCGTCCTATCGCCTACACCGAGCTACTCGACGGAGCCATCTATGTCCAGGACCCGGATCAGGTGAGCTCTTATACCATGGCAGCGAAGAACGTGCAGGAGACAGCGTTGCAACCGGATGACTCGCTCGCGTTCATCAGGTCACTGTTGGGTGAGACCTAA
- a CDS encoding DUF397 domain-containing protein yields MSSPDFFGNAQWRKSSRSVNNGACVEVAFGVGAVAARDSKDPAGPRLLLSERRWGSFLRALKHREFED; encoded by the coding sequence ATGTCGTCGCCGGACTTCTTCGGCAACGCGCAGTGGAGAAAATCCAGTCGTAGCGTCAACAACGGTGCCTGCGTCGAGGTGGCGTTCGGGGTGGGCGCGGTGGCGGCGCGGGATTCGAAGGATCCCGCCGGGCCACGGTTGTTGCTCTCCGAGCGGCGGTGGGGGAGTTTCCTGCGGGCGCTCAAGCACCGTGAGTTCGAGGACTGA
- a CDS encoding Txe/YoeB family addiction module toxin, giving the protein MRLVFTPNGWEDYKHWLAADRATLKRINRLIDDVLRDPFDGIGEPEPLRHAFAGSWFRRISEEHRLVHLADGDDIVILQARYHYQ; this is encoded by the coding sequence ATGAGGCTCGTCTTCACTCCGAACGGCTGGGAGGACTACAAACATTGGCTCGCTGCCGACCGAGCCACCCTCAAGCGCATCAACCGGCTCATCGACGACGTTCTTCGGGACCCGTTCGACGGGATCGGGGAACCCGAGCCACTGCGCCACGCCTTCGCGGGCAGCTGGTTCCGACGCATCAGCGAGGAGCACAGGCTCGTCCATCTCGCCGACGGCGACGACATCGTGATCCTGCAGGCCCGCTACCACTACCAATGA
- a CDS encoding type II toxin-antitoxin system Phd/YefM family antitoxin — protein sequence MAITASEARKNLFPLIEQVNDDRTPVEINSRRGDAVLVSREDYEALEETAHLLRSPANARRLLESLAQARGGERHEHPLSR from the coding sequence ATGGCGATCACCGCATCCGAAGCCCGCAAGAACCTGTTTCCGCTCATCGAGCAGGTCAACGACGATCGCACGCCCGTGGAGATCAACTCTCGTCGCGGTGATGCGGTCCTGGTCTCCCGCGAGGACTACGAAGCGCTGGAGGAAACCGCCCACCTGTTGCGCTCCCCGGCCAACGCTCGCCGCCTGTTGGAGAGCCTGGCCCAGGCACGCGGTGGCGAGCGCCACGAGCACCCACTGTCGCGATGA
- a CDS encoding universal stress protein: protein MASAEFDGERVVVAVDGSEASKAALHWAVRYGRKTGATVRAVTVWRAGVPFQGGMPASEESYEQQARANLEATLGEIRTSGLEIPVEARLERGEPVTVLVEQAQQAELLVFGGKGYNPVSGMIAGSLITRSLHHAPCPVVIVGQQQGPGPH, encoded by the coding sequence ATGGCGTCCGCGGAATTCGACGGGGAACGTGTCGTGGTGGCGGTCGACGGGTCGGAGGCTTCCAAGGCCGCGTTGCACTGGGCGGTGCGGTACGGCCGGAAGACAGGGGCCACGGTGCGTGCGGTGACGGTCTGGAGGGCTGGTGTTCCGTTCCAGGGAGGAATGCCCGCATCGGAAGAGTCCTACGAGCAGCAGGCGCGGGCCAACTTGGAGGCGACCCTGGGCGAGATCCGCACCAGTGGCCTGGAGATCCCGGTGGAGGCACGACTCGAGCGGGGGGAACCGGTCACGGTCCTGGTCGAGCAGGCCCAGCAAGCCGAGCTGCTGGTGTTCGGCGGCAAAGGGTACAACCCCGTGTCGGGGATGATCGCGGGCTCTCTGATCACACGGTCCCTGCATCATGCGCCCTGCCCCGTGGTCATCGTCGGACAACAGCAGGGGCCGGGACCACACTGA
- a CDS encoding DedA family protein, whose amino-acid sequence MFDFITQWISGSPVTYPVISALAVLDIIGIVPAETVIITATLAALRGDLWVVGVAAAAIVGALVGDNILYLIGQHGGGRLVNWLFRSERSRERLDWARRRMHRHRNVIIIGGRFLPGGRTVVMFAAGTLQVPWRRFIPADVVAVVMWAGYYVGTTVAFGEVFSGKPWLTLLLSVAVGITLGAVAEVVRRFSERRNRGGRSGEHEKIRTE is encoded by the coding sequence GTGTTTGACTTCATCACCCAGTGGATCTCCGGGTCGCCGGTCACCTATCCTGTGATCTCGGCCTTGGCCGTTCTCGACATCATCGGCATCGTGCCTGCCGAGACCGTGATCATCACCGCGACGTTGGCTGCCCTGCGCGGCGATCTGTGGGTGGTGGGAGTGGCCGCCGCTGCCATCGTCGGGGCCTTGGTCGGCGACAACATCCTGTACTTGATCGGTCAGCACGGCGGCGGACGCCTGGTCAACTGGCTCTTTCGGAGCGAGAGGTCTCGGGAACGCCTGGATTGGGCACGTCGACGGATGCATCGGCACCGCAACGTCATCATCATCGGCGGACGGTTTCTTCCCGGCGGCCGCACTGTGGTGATGTTCGCTGCGGGAACTTTGCAAGTACCGTGGCGCCGCTTCATCCCCGCCGACGTGGTCGCTGTCGTCATGTGGGCGGGATACTACGTGGGCACGACCGTGGCATTCGGCGAGGTGTTCTCGGGCAAGCCGTGGCTGACCCTGCTGCTATCGGTGGCCGTGGGAATCACGCTCGGTGCCGTCGCCGAGGTGGTGCGCCGCTTCTCCGAGCGGCGGAACCGAGGCGGCAGGAGCGGCGAACATGAAAAGATCCGGACGGAGTAA
- the pgl gene encoding 6-phosphogluconolactonase, with translation MSRNDVVIQDNGDVLAAATAARLITRLVDAQTAHGVASVVLTGGGIGIKVLEQVRVSPARDAVDWSRVEVYWGDERFLPDGDPERNETQARRALLDHVDVDPERVHPMAPSDGKFGDDADEAAAHYAEVLATIAEGASDIAVPSFDVLLLGIGEEGHTASLFPDTPYVRESQRTVVGVHDCPKPPPTRISLTLPAIRAASEVWLVISGEGKAEAVSSALAGADPVDIPAAGAHGREHTRWLLDRAASPP, from the coding sequence ATGAGCCGTAACGATGTCGTCATCCAGGACAACGGCGATGTGCTCGCCGCGGCCACGGCGGCCCGATTGATCACCCGATTGGTCGACGCGCAGACCGCACACGGGGTGGCCTCGGTGGTACTGACCGGCGGTGGAATCGGCATCAAGGTTCTCGAGCAGGTCCGGGTCTCCCCCGCCCGCGATGCGGTGGACTGGTCCCGTGTCGAGGTGTACTGGGGCGACGAGCGGTTCCTGCCGGACGGCGATCCCGAACGCAACGAGACCCAGGCACGCAGGGCGCTGCTGGATCACGTGGATGTCGATCCCGAGCGGGTGCATCCGATGGCTCCCTCCGACGGGAAGTTCGGCGACGATGCCGACGAGGCCGCAGCGCACTACGCGGAGGTCCTGGCCACCATCGCCGAGGGCGCCTCGGACATCGCGGTGCCCTCCTTCGACGTCCTGCTGCTGGGCATCGGCGAGGAGGGCCACACGGCGTCGCTGTTCCCGGACACGCCGTACGTGCGGGAGTCGCAGCGGACCGTGGTGGGGGTCCACGACTGCCCGAAGCCACCACCCACCCGGATCTCGCTGACCCTGCCCGCGATCCGGGCGGCCTCCGAGGTGTGGTTGGTGATCTCGGGCGAGGGCAAGGCCGAGGCGGTGTCCTCGGCGCTGGCCGGGGCCGACCCGGTCGACATCCCGGCGGCGGGCGCCCACGGACGCGAGCACACCCGCTGGCTGCTGGACCGGGCGGCGAGTCCGCCGTGA
- the opcA gene encoding glucose-6-phosphate dehydrogenase assembly protein OpcA, whose translation MIVDLPSTTTSQVNKKLVELRESGGAVALGRVLTLVIVTSDGAEVEPALQAANDASREHPARVIVVAAGARQAAARLDAQIRIGGDAGASEVIVLRLYGPLADEGAGSVVPFLLPDTPIVVWWPSDAPDYPAKDPIGALAHRRITDSAAEEDPIGALRARARSYVDGDTDLAWTRLTSWRALLTASLDLPPFEPITAATVTGAGSSPSTDLLAAWLASYLEIPVRRVEHSRGPGIVSAVLERPSGNVEIVRPDGRSGTLTQPGQPDRTVALHRRDLRTCLAEELRRLDPDEVYENTLPGLTDIVRGEEPQETGTQEAPEQAEQAEQHT comes from the coding sequence GTGATCGTCGATCTTCCCTCCACCACCACCTCGCAGGTCAACAAGAAACTGGTCGAGCTGCGGGAGTCCGGTGGTGCCGTCGCGCTCGGCAGGGTGCTGACGCTGGTCATCGTCACCAGCGACGGCGCGGAAGTCGAACCGGCACTGCAGGCGGCCAACGACGCCAGCCGCGAGCACCCGGCACGGGTGATCGTGGTGGCGGCGGGTGCCCGGCAGGCGGCGGCTCGGCTGGATGCGCAGATCCGGATCGGCGGGGATGCCGGCGCCTCCGAGGTCATCGTGCTGCGGCTGTACGGACCGCTGGCCGACGAGGGTGCGGGCTCGGTGGTCCCGTTCCTGCTGCCGGACACCCCGATCGTGGTGTGGTGGCCCAGCGATGCGCCGGACTATCCCGCCAAGGACCCGATCGGGGCCCTGGCACACCGCAGGATCACCGACTCGGCCGCCGAAGAGGATCCGATCGGGGCGCTGCGGGCCCGGGCCCGCTCCTACGTCGACGGCGACACCGACCTGGCATGGACGCGATTGACGTCGTGGCGGGCACTGCTGACGGCCTCGCTGGATCTCCCGCCGTTCGAACCGATCACGGCCGCCACCGTCACCGGAGCGGGCTCCTCACCCTCGACGGACCTGCTCGCCGCGTGGCTGGCGAGTTATCTGGAGATCCCGGTGCGGCGGGTGGAACATTCGCGTGGTCCCGGGATCGTCTCGGCGGTTCTCGAACGGCCTTCCGGCAACGTGGAGATCGTGCGACCGGACGGCAGGAGTGGGACCCTGACCCAGCCGGGTCAGCCGGATCGCACGGTGGCTCTGCACCGGCGGGATCTGCGGACCTGTCTGGCCGAGGAACTGCGCAGGCTGGATCCGGACGAGGTCTACGAGAACACGCTGCCGGGACTGACCGACATCGTGCGCGGCGAGGAACCGCAGGAGACAGGTACCCAAGAAGCCCCGGAGCAGGCGGAACAGGCGGAGCAGCACACATGA
- the zwf gene encoding glucose-6-phosphate dehydrogenase, which yields MSSAGHNPLRDPRDKRLPRIAGPSGLTIFGVTGDLSRKKLMPAIYDLSNRGLLPPGFALTGVARREWEHQDFGQIVHDAVKENARTPFHQDVWDRLAEGIRFVPGSFDDPGTFDRLAETVKQLDTERGTGGNHAFYLSVPPSMFPTVLSQLSRSGLTEQAEDQWRRVVVEKPFGHDLESARELNRLVNEVFPEESVFRIDHYLGKETVQNILALRFANQMFEPLWNAHYVDHVQITMSEDIGLGGRAGYYEGIGAARDVIQNHLLQLMALTAMEEPVSFSPGNLRAEKSKVLSATKPVGPFSETTARGQYTGGWQGGEKVPGLHEESGFTPDSTTETFAAITLEIESRRWAGVPFYLRTGKRLGRRVTEIAVMFKRAPHLPFDNTMTEELGQNALVIRVQPDEGVTMRFGSKIPGTSMEVRDVTMDFGYGHSFTESSPEAYERLLLDVLLGEPSLFPVNEEVELSWQILDPVLDHWASHGGPEKYKAGSWGPPSADTMLARTGRAWRRP from the coding sequence GTGAGTTCGGCAGGGCACAACCCACTGCGTGATCCACGGGACAAGCGTCTGCCGCGCATCGCAGGCCCCTCCGGGCTGACGATCTTCGGGGTGACCGGCGACCTTTCCCGGAAGAAACTGATGCCTGCGATCTATGACCTGTCCAATCGGGGTCTGCTGCCGCCGGGCTTCGCGCTGACCGGTGTCGCCCGGCGCGAGTGGGAACATCAGGATTTCGGGCAGATCGTCCACGACGCGGTCAAGGAAAACGCCCGCACACCGTTCCACCAGGACGTATGGGACCGGCTGGCCGAGGGCATCCGCTTCGTACCGGGCAGCTTCGACGACCCCGGCACCTTCGACCGGCTCGCCGAGACGGTCAAACAGCTCGACACCGAGCGCGGCACCGGTGGCAACCACGCTTTCTACCTCTCGGTACCACCGTCGATGTTTCCCACGGTGCTCAGCCAGCTCTCCCGCTCGGGCTTGACCGAGCAGGCCGAGGACCAGTGGCGACGCGTGGTCGTCGAGAAGCCGTTCGGTCACGACCTGGAAAGCGCCCGGGAACTCAATCGCCTCGTCAACGAGGTGTTCCCCGAGGAGTCGGTGTTTCGCATCGACCACTACCTCGGCAAGGAGACGGTCCAGAACATCCTGGCCCTGCGCTTCGCCAACCAGATGTTCGAGCCGCTGTGGAACGCCCACTACGTCGATCACGTCCAGATCACCATGTCCGAGGACATCGGCCTGGGCGGGCGTGCCGGTTACTACGAGGGCATCGGCGCGGCCCGCGACGTCATCCAGAACCACCTGCTGCAACTGATGGCGCTGACCGCGATGGAGGAACCGGTGTCGTTCTCCCCGGGCAACCTCCGCGCGGAGAAAAGCAAGGTGCTCTCGGCCACCAAGCCGGTCGGGCCGTTCTCCGAGACCACCGCGCGCGGCCAGTACACCGGTGGCTGGCAGGGCGGCGAGAAGGTGCCGGGCCTGCACGAGGAAAGCGGCTTCACCCCCGACTCCACGACGGAGACTTTCGCGGCGATCACGCTGGAGATCGAAAGCAGGCGCTGGGCCGGGGTGCCGTTCTACCTGCGCACCGGTAAGCGCCTGGGGCGCCGGGTCACCGAGATCGCGGTGATGTTCAAGCGAGCACCGCACCTGCCCTTCGACAACACGATGACCGAGGAACTCGGGCAGAACGCCCTGGTGATCCGGGTTCAGCCGGACGAGGGCGTGACCATGCGGTTCGGGTCGAAGATCCCGGGCACCTCCATGGAGGTGCGGGACGTGACGATGGACTTCGGCTACGGCCACTCCTTCACCGAGTCGTCCCCGGAGGCCTACGAGCGACTGCTGCTCGACGTCCTGCTCGGGGAACCCTCGCTGTTCCCGGTCAACGAGGAAGTCGAGCTGTCCTGGCAGATCCTCGATCCCGTGCTGGACCACTGGGCCTCGCACGGAGGCCCCGAGAAGTACAAAGCTGGAAGCTGGGGGCCACCATCGGCCGATACGATGCTGGCCCGTACCGGACGTGCCTGGAGGCGGCCGTGA